From Vanrija pseudolonga chromosome 1, complete sequence, a single genomic window includes:
- the HTB1_0 gene encoding uncharacterized protein: protein MASISAPTSLATFPYAHASSSRVPHVTLSPVHGSRGRQAVAAVHGDGVWTHDLKTLKPTTSFTVPPSTVFATAPVSFLPPSSDDDVEMDGGRVTAVGVHSGDGVRGEGQGLWVWRGDEGERKAVTLDAAVHSLHPTNGGWPLLAVGVDGGLSLVSPELKVSSIVATRKEAKPARTLAAAVVGRRVAVIDARGRARVYTLGDGDRAELALDAGLTPDSVGLLSADVNDDGVITAIDTRNRVHSRRVTDLDAARAGDGVALAHPATPAVALSLPALAATPSRSLAVVAVPSPSSSVALVAPSPELPAVLASASISTASNTSITHLAVLARHSATHIVLGAVLTIPDGGSKTAGRSVIHLADIHLPPNGVGLSLLVGNAAKAASVFNLPGSSSVPQGAEKMVGQVTAALAAADVERAEKAFSTWIENEDKQQGSRARPAEGVVRRLINAVFTAALPKKDKAEKESTDAASAPAVPKTKLKAAGPYAGKIISTLVDRRVVTDSMWPGGVILAGLVPAGDWHSISELVKHSPALPSRILVSLLALSLEPSPSVGLAAVLQDVLAGPVPDPSYRAALRTGIDGQGALRILEQLAKWAELHANVGDGLSAWPQHAPKIKPTLASVVAHSSLLLDAQLPTLVTLPESEELLTRLNEALAPALAAQQNYRRLRAPIDATLAANAKAQRKAKEEAAAAATAARNQGRKPAGRKAVAAGPGLADEVVGKWKVEDFVF, encoded by the exons ATGGCGTCAATATCAGCACCAACATCACTAGCGACCTTCCCCTATGcgcacgcgtcgtcgtctcgcgTGCCGCACGTTACGCTGAGCCCGGTGCACGGCAGCcgggggcggcaggcggtTGCCGCTGTCCACGGGGACGGCGTGTGGACGCACGAC ctcaagacgctcaagCCAACGACCTCATTCACCGTGCCCCCGTCGACCGTgttcgcgacggcgccggtgagcttcctcccgccgtcgagcgatGACGATGTGGAGATggacggcgggcgagtgACCGCCGTTGGCGTGCACTCGGGCGAcggggtgcgcggcgaggggcagGGGCTGTGGGTCTggcgcggggacgagggggagcgcaaggccgtcacgctcgacgcggcggtgcaCTCGCTCCACCCGACCAACGGAGGGTggccgctgctcgctgtcggcgtcgacggcgggctgTCCCTCGTGTCGCCCGAGCTCAAGGTATCCTCCATCGTCGCGACGAGAAAAGAGGCCAagccggcgcgcacgctcgctgcggccgtcgttgggcgccgcgtcgctgtcATTGACGCGCggggccgcgcgcgcgtgtacaccctcggcgacggcgaccgcgccgagctcgccctcgacgcagGCCTCACGCCCGACTCGGTCGGCCTGCTCTCCGCCGACGTGAACGACGACGGTGTCATCACCGCCATCGACACGCGTAACCGCGTGCACTCGCGCCGCGTGActgacctcgacgccgcccgcgcaggcgacggcgtggcccTCGCCCATCCGGCCACCCCCGCTGTTGCCCTCTCGCTGCCAGCCCTGGCCGCGACTCCCAGCCGCTcgctggccgtcgtcgctgttccttcgccttcctcctcggtcgcgctcgtcgcgcccagCCCCGAGCTTCCTGCCGTGCTCGCCTCGGCAAGTATCTCAACTGCGTCAAACACGAGCATCACCCACCTCGCTGTCCTTGCCAGGCATAGCGCGACGCACatcgtgctcggcgcggtgctcaCCAtccccgacggcggcagcaagACTGCGGGCCGGAGCGTCatccacctcgccgacattCACCTGCCGCCCAACGGTGTCGGCCTGTCATTGCTGGTCGGCaacgcggccaaggcggcgtCCGTGTTCAACCTCCCCGGCTCGAGCAGCGTGCCCCAGGGCGCCGAGAAGATGGTCGGCCAGGTGACTGCTGCCCTGGCGGCTGCAGACGTGGAGCGCGCCGAAAAGGCCTTCTCGACGTGGATCGAGAACGAGGACAAGCAGCAAGGGTCCAGGGCCAGGCCGGCCGAGGGTGTCGTCCGCCGCCTCATCAACGCCGTcttcaccgccgccctcccgaagaaggacaaggcggAGAAGGAGAGCACCGACGCGGCTTCTGCCCCCGCCGTGCCTAAGaccaagctcaaggctgcTGGCCCGTATGCCGGCAAGATCATCTCGACTCTCGTTGACCGCCGGGTCGTCACCGACTCGATGTGGCCCGGCGGCGTGATCCTGGCGGGTCTCGTGCCCGCTGGCGACTGGCACTCAATCAGTGAGCTGGTCAAGCACAGCCCCGCGCTCCCATCGCGCATTCTCGTCTCGCTTCTTGCGTTGTCACTCGAGCCCAGCCCTTCTGTCGGCCTTGCTGCCGTGCTCCAAGACGTGCTTGCTGGCCCCGTGCCCGACCCGTCTTACCGCGCTGCCCTCCGCACCGGGATCGACGGCCAGGGCGCGCTCCGCATCCTCGAGCAACTGGCCAAGTGGGCCGAGCTGCATGCCAACGTCGGCGATGGCCTCTCAGCCTGGCCGCAACACGCGCCTAAGATCAAGCCGACGCTCGCGTCCGTGGTGGCGCACTCCTCGCTCTTGCTTGACGCGCAGCTCCCGACGCTCGTGACCCTCCCCGAGTCAGAGGAGCTGCTCACGCGCCTGAACGAGGCGCTCGCACCGGCACTGGCCGCGCAGCAGAACTACCGCCGCCTCCGTGCGCCCATCGACGCGACACTCGCTGCCAACGCCAAGGCCcagcgcaaggccaaggaagaggccgctgccgctgccactgcGGCACGCAACCAGGGCAGGAAGCCCGCCGGACGCAAGGCTGTCGCCGCGGGccccggcctcgccgacgaggtcgttgGCAAGTGGAAGGTCGAGGACTTTGTGTTCTAG